One window of Candidatus Binatia bacterium genomic DNA carries:
- a CDS encoding CDP-alcohol phosphatidyltransferase family protein — protein sequence MLNIPNTLTLLRIVAIPAILISLDEGSYGLAFALFVAAGITDGLDGGIARMTNTRTDLGSYLDPLADKGLVLSLLIKLTWMGMIPRWALTIILTRDIACLTGYAILFFLTGERLEVRPTLVGKLATFLTLTGLAGVLLVLTYPEVRGAIPTEAIFIAAAGATAIAGVQYVGRGLRWYQTRPT from the coding sequence ATGCTCAACATTCCGAACACCCTGACCCTGCTGCGCATCGTCGCGATCCCGGCGATCCTGATCTCGCTCGACGAGGGGAGCTACGGGCTCGCGTTCGCGCTGTTCGTCGCGGCCGGGATCACCGACGGTCTCGACGGCGGGATCGCGCGCATGACCAACACGCGCACCGATCTCGGCTCCTACCTCGACCCGCTGGCCGACAAGGGGCTCGTGCTGAGCCTGCTGATCAAGCTCACCTGGATGGGGATGATCCCGCGCTGGGCGCTGACCATCATCCTGACGCGCGACATCGCATGCTTGACGGGCTACGCGATCCTGTTCTTCCTCACCGGGGAGCGGCTCGAGGTGCGCCCGACCCTGGTCGGCAAGCTCGCGACCTTCCTGACCCTGACCGGTCTCGCCGGGGTGCTGCTCGTGCTCACGTACCCCGAGGTGCGGGGCGCGATCCCGACCGAGGCGATCTTCATCGCGGCTGCGGGAGCCACGGCGATCGCCGGCGTGCAGTACGTCGGGCGCGGGCTGCGCTGGTACCAGACGCGACCCACGTGA
- a CDS encoding outer membrane lipoprotein-sorting protein: protein MTRSTNATTPSGTSAKLLVLLAGALLLLTRAAAAQEPADTPGAGALDAALGASPSPSANPARALLDEINHLDDTTRRWTDRTQRLKLLIVDGRGTERQRELRMKTLKRDGGEDKTITVFFAPPEVRGTSFLQFAHKDRDAEQWLWLPALNRVRQISAQSKNESFVGTDFSYRDLELLTDVFEWTEAEATSRLVGNEQIEGRDAAIIELEPKKKDVGYRRIRLAITTPDKVLRRMEFWAGQGSAPKKLLHLDDIRDVNGIPTAFRLEMLQPAAGSRTLVEVLDVRYDQGLSEDEFTQRALERGALDDE, encoded by the coding sequence ATGACGCGCTCGACCAACGCGACCACCCCGAGCGGGACCTCCGCCAAGCTCCTCGTTCTCCTCGCCGGCGCGCTCCTCTTGCTGACGCGCGCGGCCGCCGCGCAGGAGCCCGCCGACACGCCCGGCGCAGGCGCCCTCGACGCGGCGCTCGGCGCGAGCCCGAGCCCGTCGGCGAACCCGGCGCGGGCGCTGCTCGACGAGATCAACCACCTCGACGACACCACCCGGCGCTGGACCGACCGCACCCAGCGCCTGAAGCTCCTGATCGTCGACGGACGCGGCACCGAGCGTCAGCGCGAGCTGCGCATGAAGACGCTCAAGCGCGACGGCGGCGAGGACAAGACGATCACCGTGTTCTTCGCGCCGCCCGAGGTACGCGGCACCTCGTTCCTGCAGTTCGCGCACAAGGACCGCGACGCCGAGCAGTGGCTCTGGCTGCCGGCGCTGAACCGCGTGCGTCAGATCTCCGCGCAGTCGAAGAACGAGAGCTTCGTCGGGACCGACTTCAGCTACCGCGACCTCGAGCTGCTGACCGACGTCTTCGAGTGGACCGAGGCCGAGGCCACCTCGCGTCTCGTCGGCAACGAGCAGATCGAGGGTCGCGACGCGGCGATCATCGAGCTCGAGCCGAAGAAGAAGGACGTCGGCTACCGGCGGATCCGGCTTGCGATCACCACGCCGGACAAGGTTCTGCGCCGCATGGAGTTCTGGGCGGGGCAGGGGAGCGCGCCGAAGAAGCTGCTGCACCTCGACGACATCCGCGACGTGAACGGCATCCCGACCGCGTTCCGGCTGGAGATGCTCCAGCCCGCGGCTGGCAGCCGGACGCTCGTCGAGGTGCTCGACGTCCGCTACGACCAGGGGCTCTCCGAGGACGAGTTCACGCAGCGGGCGCTCGAGCGCGGGGCTCTCGATGACGAGTGA